In Aequorivita sp. H23M31, a single window of DNA contains:
- a CDS encoding VIT1/CCC1 transporter family protein, producing MGTNTENLDNYLDNHFIHRSNWLRAAVLGANDGILSVASIAIGVSAAGVSRDPIVLATVAGLVAGALSMAAGEYVSVSSQTDIEKADIERERIELEEMPELELLRLAEIYEQRGLKKETALLVAKEFTAKDALAAHVRDELGINEISQAKPMQAALASGASFIAGGILPLIVTLFLPLESMEYTLYGSAIFFLIILGTVSARTGGSPIGIAILRITFWGTMAMGITAFVGYLFGVNI from the coding sequence ATGGGAACGAATACGGAGAATCTAGATAATTATTTAGACAATCATTTCATCCATAGGAGTAATTGGTTGCGGGCGGCGGTACTAGGAGCTAATGACGGGATTTTGTCCGTAGCCAGTATTGCAATTGGAGTTTCCGCGGCTGGGGTGTCAAGAGATCCTATTGTTTTGGCCACAGTGGCGGGTTTGGTTGCAGGAGCTTTATCCATGGCTGCAGGTGAATATGTTTCTGTAAGTTCGCAAACAGATATAGAAAAAGCCGATATCGAGCGCGAAAGAATCGAATTGGAAGAAATGCCAGAATTGGAATTACTTAGATTAGCAGAAATTTACGAGCAAAGAGGTCTGAAAAAGGAAACTGCACTTCTAGTGGCGAAGGAATTTACTGCCAAGGATGCGCTGGCAGCCCACGTTAGAGATGAATTGGGAATCAATGAAATAAGTCAGGCAAAACCTATGCAGGCCGCCCTCGCATCGGGTGCCTCATTTATTGCCGGAGGAATTCTTCCACTTATTGTCACCCTGTTCCTACCTTTGGAAAGTATGGAATATACACTTTATGGCTCCGCAATTTTTTTCCTCATAATTTTGGGTACCGTATCCGCCAGGACGGGAGGATCCCCTATCGGGATTGCAATATTAAGAATAACCTTTTGGGGAACCATGGCAATGGGAATTACCGCATTTGTAGGATATCTCTTTGGAGTAAATATTTAA
- a CDS encoding TetR/AcrR family transcriptional regulator — MAKTKKNQDTEGQILEAAKEVFERKGMEGARMQQIADEAGINKAMLHYYYRSKQLLFEAVFKNAFALLAPQLNKVLNDDSSIEDKVKKFTSNYITFISEHPYLPNFIVQELNRNPKFFDKIQQSDGFPSLEKFNRKVSLEVEAGILKPIDGEQLFINILSLNIFPFLASPLIKGILGLDDEGFKDLLHRRKIAVSEFIINSIKK, encoded by the coding sequence ATGGCCAAGACAAAGAAAAATCAAGATACAGAAGGGCAAATATTAGAAGCTGCTAAGGAGGTATTTGAAAGAAAAGGAATGGAAGGCGCCCGTATGCAGCAGATTGCCGATGAAGCAGGGATAAACAAGGCAATGCTACACTATTATTATAGAAGTAAACAATTGCTATTTGAAGCGGTATTTAAGAATGCCTTTGCCCTTCTTGCGCCCCAACTAAATAAAGTATTAAACGACGATTCATCGATTGAGGATAAGGTTAAAAAGTTCACTAGCAATTATATCACATTCATATCTGAGCATCCCTATTTACCCAATTTTATTGTTCAAGAATTAAATCGCAATCCAAAATTTTTTGACAAAATTCAACAAAGTGATGGATTTCCATCCTTGGAAAAATTTAATAGAAAAGTTTCTTTGGAAGTGGAAGCAGGCATTTTAAAACCTATTGATGGGGAGCAGCTTTTTATAAATATTCTCTCTTTAAATATTTTTCCGTTTTTGGCCAGTCCATTGATTAAAGGAATTTTGGGTCTAGATGACGAGGGATTTAAAGATCTATTGCATCGCCGGAAAATAGCCGTTTCAGAGTTTATCATAAATTCAATAAAAAAGTAA